CGCGGCGATCTCCTCGCCGTAGTGGTCGTCGGGGATCCCGACCACGGCGACCTCGACGATGTCGGGGTGCTCGTAGAAGACCTCCTCCACCTCACGCGGGTAGACGTTGTACCCGCCGCGGATCACGAGGTCCTTCACGCGGTCCACGATCGTGAGGTAGCCGTCGGCGTCGACCGAGCCGAGGTCGCCCGACTTGAGCCAGCCGTCCTTCAGCTCGGCGGCGTTGGCCTCGGGGCGGTTCCAGTAGCCCTTCATCACCGTCGGCCCCTTGATGAAGACCTCGCCGACCTCACCCGGCGCGAGCACCTGACCGCTCGCGTCGCGGATCTCGACCTCGGCGCCGGGCAGCGTCGGGCCGGTGGTGCCCGTGCGCTGCTCGCGGTGGATGTCGTTGAAGGTCGCGGCGCCGGTGGTCTCGGTCAGGCCGTAGCCCTCGAGGATCGTGCAGCCGAACCGGTCGGTGAACGCGCGGATGATCTCGACGGGCAGCGACGCGCCGCCCGAGGTGGCCATCCGCAGCGAGGCGAAGTCCTCGCTCTGCCAGTCGCCCTCGGCGTGCAGCATCGCGTTCCACATCGTGGGGACGCCCGACACCGTGGTCAGCCGGTCCTGCTTGACCATGTCGAGCATCTTCGCCGGGTCGAACGGCGACAGCAGCGAGAAGGACGCGCCGATCGCGAGGGCCGTGTTCATGCACACGGCCTGGCCGAAGACGTGGAACAGCGGCAGCGCCGTGCCGAAGCGGTCCTCCCCCGTCAGCTCCAGCACGGGCAGGAACGAGTCGACCGTCCGGTCGAGGTTCGCGGCGGTGAGCTCGGCACCCTTCGGCCGCCCCGTGGTGCCGGAGGTGTAGAGGATGATCGCCGTGTCGTCCGGCGCATGGTCGTGGGCCTCCAGCAGCGGCTCACCGGGGAGCTCGAGGCCGGGACGGAGCTCCCAGAGCTCGATCCCGCGGTCGGCGGCCGCGGCGCGGGCCGCTTCGGCGCACTCGTGCCAGGCGATGACGAGCGAGGCGCCCGAGTCGTCGAGCACGTAGCCGATCTCCGGCGCCGTGGACATCACGTTCATGG
This genomic interval from Aeromicrobium choanae contains the following:
- a CDS encoding AMP-binding protein — translated: MVNIVSRVWAHADGEPDRVAIRSPRTITFRELRETNQRVAGAVRAAGLSPLDRVLFIAPTIPEFPEVYYGLHAAGVTVTTMNVMSTAPEIGYVLDDSGASLVIAWHECAEAARAAAADRGIELWELRPGLELPGEPLLEAHDHAPDDTAIILYTSGTTGRPKGAELTAANLDRTVDSFLPVLELTGEDRFGTALPLFHVFGQAVCMNTALAIGASFSLLSPFDPAKMLDMVKQDRLTTVSGVPTMWNAMLHAEGDWQSEDFASLRMATSGGASLPVEIIRAFTDRFGCTILEGYGLTETTGAATFNDIHREQRTGTTGPTLPGAEVEIRDASGQVLAPGEVGEVFIKGPTVMKGYWNRPEANAAELKDGWLKSGDLGSVDADGYLTIVDRVKDLVIRGGYNVYPREVEEVFYEHPDIVEVAVVGIPDDHYGEEIAAVIAAAPGAQLTGEDLRAWAKERLSAYKVPRIYSFVDALPKGATGKILKRSIDKDQLRELAHAASRARVR